From Pandoraea vervacti, the proteins below share one genomic window:
- the trpS gene encoding tryptophan--tRNA ligase gives MSVSKAPADRKVILTGDRPTGPLHLGHYVGSLKNRVEYQHEYKQFILVADAQALTDNTDDEGKGRDKVHRNVSEVALDYLAVGIDPDVTTICVQTWLPELTELTFYYLNLVTVARLERNPTVKQEISLRNFERDIPAGFLTYPVSQAADITAFRATLVPVGEDQLPMIEQTNEIVRRLNRMANREILTEAKALVPPIGRLPGIDGKAKMSKSLGNVINISSTPDEIRAAVKKCYTDPLHLKVEDPGHLEGNVAFAYLDAFDQDKEGLQALKDHYVRGGLADSKVKARLEERLQEMLRPMRERREQYAKNPDYVWDMLRAGTERARETVSQTLDDVRSVFVTPGWKT, from the coding sequence ATGAGTGTTTCGAAGGCGCCTGCGGATCGCAAGGTGATCCTCACGGGTGACCGTCCGACGGGCCCGCTGCATCTGGGCCATTACGTCGGTAGTCTGAAAAACCGTGTTGAATATCAGCACGAGTACAAACAATTCATTCTGGTCGCCGACGCGCAGGCCCTGACCGACAACACCGACGACGAAGGCAAGGGCCGCGACAAGGTCCATCGCAATGTGTCCGAGGTGGCGCTCGACTATCTGGCCGTCGGCATCGACCCGGACGTCACGACCATCTGCGTGCAGACCTGGCTGCCCGAGCTGACCGAACTCACGTTCTACTACCTGAACCTGGTGACCGTGGCGCGGCTGGAGCGTAACCCCACCGTCAAGCAGGAGATCAGCCTGCGCAACTTCGAACGCGACATTCCGGCGGGCTTTCTCACGTACCCCGTGAGTCAGGCCGCCGACATCACGGCATTTCGCGCCACGCTGGTGCCCGTGGGCGAAGACCAGTTGCCGATGATCGAGCAGACCAACGAAATCGTGCGCCGTCTCAATCGCATGGCCAACCGCGAGATCCTGACCGAAGCGAAGGCGCTCGTGCCGCCGATCGGCCGCCTGCCGGGCATCGACGGCAAGGCCAAGATGAGCAAGTCGCTGGGCAATGTCATCAACATTTCGTCGACGCCCGACGAGATCCGCGCCGCCGTGAAGAAGTGCTACACGGACCCGCTGCACCTGAAGGTCGAAGATCCGGGCCACCTGGAGGGGAACGTGGCGTTCGCGTACCTCGACGCGTTCGATCAGGACAAGGAAGGCTTGCAAGCCCTGAAGGATCATTACGTGCGCGGCGGTCTGGCGGACTCGAAGGTCAAGGCGCGTCTGGAAGAACGCCTGCAGGAAATGCTGCGCCCGATGCGCGAGCGTCGCGAGCAATATGCGAAGAACCCGGACTATGTGTGGGACATGCTGCGCGCCGGTACCGAACGGGCGCGCGAGACCGTTTCGCAAACGCTTGACGACGTGCGTTCCGTGTTCGTCACGCCGGGCTGGAAGACGTAA